Below is a window of Longimicrobium terrae DNA.
TTCGGAAATCTCTCTGCTCCCCCGAAGCAGCGTGAAGCGGGTCGCGTAGTCACTGCGGAACCGCTTTACCGAGGCTTCGTACTTCTCGGCCGACGCGTCGCGCAGCCGAATCCGAATGCTGGTCAATACCTCCAGAGCTACGAACTCGCTCAGGTACAGCGATTCCTTCCGGCGCTCCATCACGCCGAGAACACTGCTCGTGCCTTCCTCGTCCAGATACGCCTTGGCCAGCGCACTCGCATCGAGAAATATCATCGTCATCCACCCAGCCACGTGCGCAGCCGGTCCCGCCAGTCCGGGATGCGGATCGG
It encodes the following:
- a CDS encoding type II toxin-antitoxin system VapC family toxin, whose protein sequence is MTMIFLDASALAKAYLDEEGTSSVLGVMERRKESLYLSEFVALEVLTSIRIRLRDASAEKYEASVKRFRSDYATRFTLLRGSREISESALELTTRKRSARARSMDVLHVATALRLQRDFESFGGAVVMVTSDRDLAALAEECGLRTFDPSREPLAALPRARRG